A window of Sphingobacterium sp. SRCM116780 contains these coding sequences:
- a CDS encoding TraB/GumN family protein, whose translation MKKICLMAFLAFIVATLSLHAQDNTVLWKISGNGLEKDSYLLGTIHIMCAEDYELKEKIKKVIQEVDAVTLEVNLDSEENKAMLPEMMKPDPNFLTGLTASEITQIDSTLNTKHLSIKMLDMMSPAVFVSLLSLQSMNCTDPRNIKTMETDIQAIAASSNKKVDELETLKFQMDMLTKMLKAPDLLTYIKKIDEMPAISKKMVVAYKAENLKELETIIYESSYMSKEEQADFLTKRNENWMTQIPSKIKDSSHLIAVGAGHLIGEKGLIKLLKDKGYTLTPIL comes from the coding sequence ATGAAAAAAATATGTTTGATGGCTTTCTTAGCCTTTATCGTAGCCACACTTTCACTGCATGCGCAGGATAATACTGTTTTATGGAAAATTTCAGGAAACGGTTTAGAAAAAGATTCTTATTTATTAGGGACAATACATATCATGTGTGCAGAAGATTATGAATTAAAAGAGAAAATAAAAAAGGTAATTCAAGAAGTAGACGCGGTTACATTAGAAGTAAACTTAGATTCTGAAGAAAACAAAGCTATGCTTCCTGAAATGATGAAACCCGATCCAAATTTTTTAACTGGATTAACAGCTTCTGAAATTACACAAATTGATAGCACTTTAAACACAAAACATTTATCCATTAAAATGCTAGACATGATGTCACCCGCCGTATTTGTTTCCTTGCTTAGTCTACAATCCATGAACTGTACTGATCCAAGAAACATCAAAACGATGGAAACAGACATCCAGGCAATAGCGGCGAGTTCAAACAAAAAAGTCGATGAATTAGAAACATTGAAGTTTCAAATGGATATGCTGACGAAAATGTTAAAAGCTCCTGATTTATTGACTTATATAAAAAAAATCGATGAAATGCCCGCGATTTCAAAGAAAATGGTGGTTGCTTATAAAGCTGAAAATTTAAAAGAATTAGAAACCATTATCTATGAAAGCAGTTACATGTCAAAAGAAGAACAAGCAGATTTTCTTACGAAACGGAATGAAAATTGGATGACTCAAATTCCTTCGAAAATCAAGGACTCTTCTCATTTAATTGCCGTAGGTGCTGGTCATCTTATTGGTGAGAAGGGGCTTATCAAATTGTTAAAAGATAAAGGTTATACACTTACTCCTATTTTGTAA
- a CDS encoding ABC-F family ATP-binding cassette domain-containing protein produces the protein MLILQNISYKHPNKDVLFHDIHLSLQDNKKIALIGNNGVGKSILLKIIAGELTPASGQRSVTGTTYFVPQIFGQYNELSIAQALKIETKLVALHQILSGIATEDNLTALDDDWNIEERCQEALHYWQLSDLDLEQKLGTLSGGQKTKVFLAGISIHQPRIVLLDEPSNQLDSISRTLLYQFIRSTSSSIIVVSHDRYLLNQLDSIYELSSSGLMYYNGNYDFYLEEKKLRHDTLQLDLKHKEKELRKIKTKARETLERQQKLDARGKGKQQKEGVSRIMMNTLRNNAEKSTAKLKDTHAEKTASITQELLSLRHEIPDIDKIKFGLTDSTLHTGKTLFKINNLNISYDNQPLWQENLNLQITSAERVALKGKNGSGKTTFIQILLNKLANFTGEVYRSENKAVYIDQDYSMVNNALSIYDQVQEFNDTGLQEHEIKIRLNRFLFSKDTWDKPCSILSGGEKMRLCLCCLTIHQRTPDIIVMDEPTNNLDIQNIEILTAALKEYQGTLLIVSHDDYFLNEINIGRTIML, from the coding sequence ATGCTTATTCTACAAAACATTTCATATAAACATCCAAACAAAGATGTGTTGTTTCATGACATCCATCTCAGTTTACAAGACAATAAAAAAATTGCTTTAATTGGTAATAATGGTGTTGGCAAATCCATTTTGTTAAAAATTATTGCAGGAGAATTAACACCCGCAAGTGGTCAGCGAAGTGTAACGGGGACAACTTATTTTGTACCTCAAATATTTGGACAATATAATGAGTTATCTATTGCTCAGGCGCTAAAAATTGAAACGAAGCTGGTTGCGCTCCATCAAATACTATCAGGTATTGCTACAGAAGACAATCTAACAGCACTTGATGACGATTGGAATATTGAAGAACGTTGTCAGGAAGCCTTACACTATTGGCAATTATCCGATCTCGACCTCGAACAAAAATTAGGTACATTGAGTGGTGGACAAAAAACTAAAGTTTTCTTAGCTGGTATCAGTATTCATCAACCAAGAATTGTACTATTGGATGAACCTAGTAATCAACTTGACAGTATAAGCAGAACATTATTATATCAATTTATTCGATCTACTTCTAGTTCAATCATTGTGGTTAGCCATGATCGTTATTTACTAAATCAACTTGACTCCATTTACGAATTGAGTTCTTCTGGATTAATGTACTATAATGGGAACTATGATTTCTATTTGGAAGAAAAGAAGCTTCGTCATGACACACTGCAGCTAGACCTGAAGCATAAGGAGAAAGAGTTACGGAAAATAAAGACTAAAGCGCGTGAAACATTGGAGCGACAACAAAAACTGGATGCCCGAGGCAAAGGTAAGCAACAGAAAGAGGGTGTTTCCAGAATCATGATGAATACCTTGAGAAATAACGCAGAAAAAAGTACCGCTAAATTAAAAGATACACATGCTGAAAAAACTGCTAGTATAACCCAAGAGCTACTCAGTTTACGTCATGAAATACCTGATATTGACAAAATCAAATTTGGTTTAACAGATTCTACTTTACATACAGGAAAAACGTTATTTAAGATCAATAATCTTAATATCAGTTATGACAATCAACCGCTCTGGCAAGAAAACTTGAATCTGCAAATTACAAGTGCTGAACGTGTTGCCTTAAAAGGAAAAAATGGATCTGGAAAAACGACCTTTATTCAGATTCTATTAAATAAACTGGCAAATTTTACAGGAGAAGTATATCGCTCCGAAAATAAAGCTGTATACATTGATCAAGACTATTCTATGGTTAATAATGCGCTCAGCATCTATGATCAAGTGCAAGAATTCAATGATACAGGGTTACAAGAACATGAAATCAAGATTAGATTAAATAGATTCCTATTTTCAAAAGACACATGGGATAAACCTTGTTCAATATTGAGTGGAGGAGAAAAAATGAGATTATGCTTATGCTGTTTAACTATTCATCAACGAACTCCCGATATTATTGTGATGGATGAACCTACAAATAATTTAGATATTCAAAATATAGAAATATTGACTGCTGCGTTAAAGGAATACCAAGGAACACTTCTTATCGTATCTCATGATGATTATTTTTTAAATGAAATTAATATAGGACGTACAATAATGTTATAG
- a CDS encoding LytR/AlgR family response regulator transcription factor, producing the protein MITNIRCICIDDEQDDLMLLNEYIKAEPALTCIGSFSAPSDGLQTIISLRPDLVFLDIEMPGVTGLKILKLLRSEIELAVFVTSHPEFALESFELSAFDYILKPVTEKRFTSTVQRLKDYWNMKQKAATYELLQGTETLLISEGRNKIKVPVNEIIYLEAMQNYTKVVTRQRSYLTLVGFNTFLNKLPQNSFLRIHRSYAIARDKINGWISSDEIICGNITLPIGKTYKDIIKNEIIR; encoded by the coding sequence ATGATAACCAATATTCGCTGTATTTGTATTGACGATGAACAGGACGATCTAATGTTACTCAACGAATATATAAAAGCTGAGCCTGCATTAACCTGTATTGGTAGCTTTTCTGCTCCCTCAGACGGTCTGCAGACGATCATTTCGCTACGTCCCGATCTTGTTTTTCTAGATATAGAGATGCCTGGCGTTACAGGATTGAAAATCCTAAAGCTATTACGAAGTGAAATTGAACTAGCCGTCTTTGTTACTTCCCACCCTGAGTTTGCATTGGAGAGTTTTGAGCTATCTGCCTTTGACTATATCCTTAAACCTGTTACCGAAAAACGCTTTACTTCTACAGTACAAAGGCTGAAAGATTACTGGAATATGAAACAAAAAGCAGCTACCTATGAACTTTTGCAAGGGACGGAAACATTGCTCATTAGTGAGGGACGCAATAAGATCAAAGTACCAGTTAATGAAATTATTTATCTGGAAGCTATGCAAAACTATACCAAAGTTGTAACCCGTCAACGCAGCTATCTTACCCTTGTAGGATTCAATACCTTTTTAAACAAATTGCCACAGAACAGCTTTTTACGTATTCATCGCAGTTATGCAATAGCTAGGGATAAAATCAATGGATGGATTTCGTCCGATGAGATTATTTGTGGTAACATCACTCTACCAATTGGCAAAACTTATAAGGACATTATAAAAAATGAAATCATTAGATAA
- a CDS encoding helix-turn-helix transcriptional regulator: protein MLLRVPNRKIKADDQYLEINNTPYALFTVEKTTGKKNVFLTEHTLMFVLNGAKIIHLGDESHFFGNDDLVFLKKGIYVMSEFIPENENFEVLLVYVPDHVIRKFHSKFSHKTDIDAAKKMFTCKLDHNLLLQSFIQQYKHLFGIQNSNSQYILENRLEELFLILSGAKAGKTFLHFLSSLVNPKADIEFIVNENLFQPIAIDDFAKLSGRSLPTFKREFEQHFHTSPRKWINQQRLKRASEMLKNTNLNVSEVAFECGYEHVSHFIRIYKAEFGETPSETKKAIF from the coding sequence ATGTTACTCCGTGTTCCAAATAGAAAGATTAAAGCTGATGACCAATATTTGGAAATCAACAACACACCCTATGCCCTATTTACCGTAGAAAAAACAACTGGTAAAAAAAATGTTTTTCTTACAGAACATACTTTAATGTTTGTCTTGAACGGCGCAAAAATTATTCATCTAGGTGATGAAAGCCATTTTTTTGGAAACGATGATTTGGTTTTTTTGAAAAAAGGTATTTATGTGATGTCTGAATTTATTCCAGAGAATGAAAATTTTGAAGTATTACTGGTTTACGTTCCAGATCATGTTATCAGAAAATTCCATTCGAAGTTCTCACACAAAACAGATATCGATGCTGCTAAAAAAATGTTTACCTGCAAGCTAGACCATAATCTTTTGTTACAAAGTTTTATACAGCAATACAAGCATCTTTTCGGTATTCAAAATAGCAATTCACAATACATTTTGGAAAACAGGTTAGAAGAATTGTTTCTTATTTTATCTGGAGCAAAAGCTGGGAAAACCTTTTTACACTTTTTATCTTCGCTTGTCAACCCAAAAGCAGATATTGAATTTATAGTGAACGAAAATCTATTCCAGCCTATTGCTATTGATGACTTTGCAAAATTGAGTGGAAGAAGTTTACCCACATTTAAACGGGAGTTTGAACAACATTTCCATACATCACCCAGAAAATGGATTAACCAACAGCGACTTAAAAGAGCAAGTGAAATGCTCAAGAATACTAATCTCAATGTATCTGAGGTCGCATTTGAATGTGGTTACGAACATGTATCCCATTTCATTCGTATCTACAAAGCTGAATTTGGAGAAACACCCAGTGAAACCAAAAAAGCAATTTTTTGA
- a CDS encoding pirin family protein → MSNIGIIIEERAADIGNFMVGRLLPFRQKRMVGPFIFIDHMGPAALNEYQNLDVGPHPHIGLSTLTYLFDGAIMHLDSLGTEMEIKPGAVNWMTAGKGVTHSERTPEYLRHTDKFLHGLQIWVALPKELEECEPSFEHTNAEDLPHWEDEQGVSYTLIAGEAFRKKSPVSVYSKMYFIEIKSKNKAKVHIGKDLYGESGLYILDGSIIDNGTTFEPKQLLVAKDAQLCEFEIEENSKIYIFGGEPFPEERYILWNFVSSSKERLEQAKQDWIDNKFPSVPNETGAIALPEFYLNKKI, encoded by the coding sequence ATGTCAAACATTGGTATCATTATAGAAGAGCGTGCTGCAGATATCGGCAATTTTATGGTTGGTAGACTTTTACCATTTCGTCAGAAAAGAATGGTAGGTCCTTTCATATTTATAGATCATATGGGTCCTGCCGCATTGAATGAATACCAAAACCTAGATGTAGGACCGCATCCTCATATTGGATTATCAACGTTAACGTATTTGTTTGATGGCGCTATTATGCATCTCGATAGTTTGGGTACGGAGATGGAAATAAAACCAGGAGCAGTCAATTGGATGACTGCTGGTAAGGGCGTGACTCATTCTGAAAGAACTCCAGAATACTTAAGGCATACCGATAAGTTTTTGCATGGTTTACAAATTTGGGTGGCACTACCCAAAGAATTAGAAGAATGTGAACCATCATTTGAACATACCAATGCAGAAGATTTACCTCATTGGGAAGATGAACAAGGTGTCAGTTATACATTAATAGCAGGAGAAGCATTTCGAAAAAAATCACCCGTATCCGTATATAGTAAAATGTATTTTATCGAAATTAAATCTAAAAATAAAGCTAAAGTGCATATTGGGAAAGATCTATATGGTGAATCAGGTCTTTATATTTTAGATGGTAGCATCATCGATAATGGAACAACATTCGAACCTAAACAGTTGCTCGTAGCTAAAGACGCACAATTGTGTGAATTTGAAATTGAAGAAAACTCCAAGATATATATTTTTGGAGGTGAACCTTTCCCTGAGGAACGTTATATCCTTTGGAATTTTGTTAGTTCATCTAAAGAAAGACTAGAGCAGGCAAAACAAGACTGGATAGATAATAAATTTCCTTCAGTTCCTAATGAAACTGGTGCCATTGCGCTTCCAGAATTTTATCTAAATAAAAAAATATAA
- a CDS encoding IS256 family transposase has product MKEKTPFDFDRFKQEAMQGLYNGKSLSPNDGVLAPLMKHLLESMMDGELENHLQEEKASGSSNRRNGKTKKTVRGLNTGTFELESGRDRSGTFEPKVVPKRQLIITEQLEGHVLGMYAKGMSTRAISDFIREMYAMDISATEISRITESVMPAVNEWRSRPLEAVYPFVFLDCMHYKIRQNGTVESRAIYNILGVGMDGRKDLIGLYSSENEGAKFWLSVLTDLKQRGVEDILIACIDGLKGFPEAIEAIFPKTKVQLCIVHQIRSSMRYVTEKDKKAVIEDLKPVYKAINEEMGYENLLAFEEKWGKKYPIAAKSWLDNWINLSTFFEYDEQVRKAIYTTNPIEGMHRQIRKITKSKGAFSSEQALMKLMFLIIKDISKKWTMPMHNWGLTISQLYIKFGDRLKLDRGF; this is encoded by the coding sequence ATGAAAGAAAAGACCCCATTCGACTTTGACCGCTTCAAACAGGAAGCCATGCAAGGTCTCTACAACGGCAAGAGTCTATCTCCCAACGACGGCGTTCTAGCGCCCTTAATGAAACATTTACTGGAGTCTATGATGGATGGAGAGCTAGAGAATCATCTTCAAGAGGAGAAGGCCTCTGGCAGCTCTAATCGTCGTAATGGAAAGACAAAAAAGACAGTTCGAGGTCTTAATACAGGTACTTTTGAACTAGAATCAGGGCGTGATAGATCTGGCACATTCGAACCTAAAGTAGTTCCCAAGCGTCAGCTTATTATTACAGAACAGCTAGAAGGGCATGTTCTTGGTATGTATGCCAAAGGCATGAGTACGCGTGCTATCAGCGATTTTATTCGTGAGATGTACGCTATGGATATTTCTGCTACTGAAATATCCCGTATCACAGAAAGTGTCATGCCAGCAGTAAATGAGTGGAGAAGTCGTCCATTGGAAGCAGTATATCCCTTTGTGTTCTTAGACTGCATGCACTATAAAATACGTCAGAATGGTACAGTTGAATCTAGGGCTATTTATAATATATTAGGTGTAGGGATGGATGGACGTAAAGATCTGATAGGTCTTTATAGCTCAGAGAATGAAGGTGCAAAGTTTTGGTTATCTGTTCTCACAGACCTAAAACAGCGTGGTGTCGAAGATATTCTAATTGCCTGTATCGATGGTTTGAAAGGCTTCCCCGAAGCTATTGAAGCTATTTTCCCTAAAACTAAAGTTCAGTTATGTATTGTCCACCAGATCAGATCAAGTATGCGCTATGTTACAGAAAAAGATAAAAAAGCAGTCATTGAAGATCTAAAACCTGTTTATAAAGCGATTAACGAAGAAATGGGCTACGAAAACTTACTCGCCTTTGAGGAGAAATGGGGTAAGAAATATCCAATTGCTGCTAAATCCTGGCTGGACAATTGGATCAACTTATCTACTTTTTTCGAATACGATGAACAGGTTCGCAAGGCTATTTACACCACTAATCCTATTGAAGGCATGCACCGTCAGATCCGTAAAATTACGAAGTCTAAAGGTGCATTCAGTTCTGAGCAAGCTCTTATGAAGTTAATGTTCCTGATAATTAAGGATATCTCTAAAAAGTGGACAATGCCGATGCACAACTGGGGCTTGACGATATCTCAACTTTATATTAAATTTGGAGATAGGCTCAAGCTGGATAGAGGATTTTAG
- a CDS encoding enolase C-terminal domain-like protein, translated as MRRRTFLQALNLSIASTALYNGAGYGMSLTSFLDSTDDGKDLAYHRIQEIKFSTVQLKYPRLVGKNARLDLHGYGPNVEICCIKTDKGAMGWASLRGSKRDAEQIAKELLGKRVSELFVVNIGTLEDRHIPFDMALHDLAGVILQKPVYALLGRKKPFITDYYSGMIYFDDLEPAGKPSGIDRILEECRYDYEVGYRQFKLKIGRGHKWMPFKEGLQRDIDVTNTVASAFPDCRILVDGNNGFSIEQFIQYLEGIPTVDLFWIEEPFHENVSDYQKLRSYMQTEGRSTLLADGEADPDPVFLKELFEKKLLDVHLTDIEGLGFTNWRRLMPELKQLGAQASPHAWGSLLKTYYTAHLAGGLGNTVTIEGVTSTSDDVDLSGYKVVNGKLIPPATGGFGMPLLKKI; from the coding sequence ATGAGAAGAAGAACATTTTTGCAAGCACTAAATTTAAGTATTGCATCTACCGCATTGTACAATGGTGCAGGATATGGAATGTCTTTGACATCCTTTCTGGATAGTACAGATGACGGTAAGGACTTGGCTTATCATCGGATTCAGGAGATCAAATTTTCGACAGTACAGTTAAAATACCCGCGCCTTGTCGGAAAAAATGCACGCCTTGACCTTCACGGATATGGTCCTAATGTTGAAATATGTTGTATAAAGACCGACAAAGGAGCAATGGGATGGGCTTCATTACGCGGTTCAAAGCGAGATGCTGAACAGATAGCGAAGGAACTACTAGGCAAAAGAGTATCAGAATTGTTTGTTGTCAATATTGGCACCTTGGAGGACAGGCATATTCCTTTTGATATGGCACTCCATGATTTGGCAGGAGTAATATTACAGAAGCCTGTATACGCATTATTGGGTAGAAAAAAGCCATTCATAACAGATTATTATAGTGGCATGATTTACTTTGATGATCTGGAACCAGCAGGCAAACCGAGTGGGATTGATCGCATACTAGAGGAATGCCGATACGATTATGAAGTAGGATATAGACAGTTCAAGTTGAAAATTGGTCGAGGTCATAAATGGATGCCGTTTAAGGAGGGTCTACAACGTGATATTGATGTAACGAATACGGTTGCAAGTGCTTTTCCCGATTGTAGGATATTAGTTGATGGAAACAACGGTTTTTCGATTGAGCAGTTCATTCAATATCTTGAGGGTATTCCTACAGTAGATTTGTTCTGGATCGAGGAACCTTTTCATGAAAACGTTTCTGATTATCAAAAGTTAAGGAGCTATATGCAAACTGAAGGTAGAAGCACCTTATTAGCTGACGGAGAAGCCGATCCAGATCCAGTATTTCTAAAAGAGCTTTTCGAAAAGAAGCTTTTGGATGTGCATTTGACGGATATCGAAGGACTTGGTTTTACAAATTGGAGGAGATTGATGCCTGAACTAAAACAATTAGGAGCACAGGCTTCACCACATGCTTGGGGCTCTTTGTTGAAAACCTATTACACAGCACATTTAGCAGGAGGTCTTGGCAATACAGTAACGATAGAAGGAGTAACAAGCACTTCTGACGATGTTGATTTATCAGGCTATAAGGTTGTGAATGGTAAATTGATTCCTCCTGCTACGGGTGGTTTTGGAATGCCTCTTTTGAAGAAGATATAA
- a CDS encoding DUF1801 domain-containing protein, with product MVKNKTIATEESVLQYIEQVPEEQKRIDSHKLIALMEQVTGEPAKMWGPSIIGFGQYHYQYESGHEGDAALIGFSPRKAAISLYVYACQDDQKAYLESLGKFTMGKACIYIKKLADVNEDVLIKIMESTIRFLKTKYD from the coding sequence ATGGTCAAAAATAAGACCATCGCAACAGAGGAATCTGTTTTACAGTATATAGAACAGGTACCAGAAGAACAAAAGAGAATTGATAGTCACAAACTCATTGCATTAATGGAACAAGTAACTGGTGAGCCAGCGAAAATGTGGGGTCCTAGTATCATTGGTTTTGGGCAATACCATTATCAATATGAGAGTGGTCATGAAGGTGATGCAGCTTTAATTGGATTTTCTCCCCGCAAGGCGGCCATCTCCTTATATGTTTATGCTTGTCAAGACGATCAAAAAGCTTATTTGGAATCATTGGGGAAATTTACAATGGGGAAAGCTTGTATTTACATCAAAAAACTAGCTGATGTTAATGAAGATGTACTCATTAAAATCATGGAAAGTACCATTCGGTTCCTAAAAACCAAATACGATTAA
- a CDS encoding DUF6714 family protein: MTKIQLINKINQAFVNVHLEDGIGMYEADCIDDYLQPTDIEYITWKAKDERVDWQKLLPIFLSDEIHKRFNSSCWTFMDAKGKRFILPCFLLQELEKPDTDNPIYFALTYAHNFDDFRILNPEQIGVIIDFLNYKLTIHLKNNDTNAEEECKKCLSIVKEKLL; this comes from the coding sequence ATGACCAAAATCCAACTGATTAACAAAATAAATCAAGCTTTTGTTAATGTGCATTTAGAAGATGGTATTGGCATGTACGAAGCTGATTGCATAGATGATTATTTACAGCCAACCGATATCGAGTATATTACTTGGAAGGCAAAGGATGAACGAGTTGATTGGCAAAAATTATTACCTATTTTTTTAAGTGATGAGATTCACAAGCGTTTCAATTCTTCTTGTTGGACATTTATGGATGCTAAAGGAAAACGCTTTATTTTACCTTGTTTTTTATTACAGGAATTAGAAAAACCAGATACAGACAATCCTATTTATTTTGCGCTAACATATGCCCATAATTTTGATGATTTTAGGATACTGAATCCAGAACAAATAGGGGTTATTATTGACTTTTTAAACTATAAATTAACTATCCATCTAAAAAACAACGACACCAATGCTGAAGAAGAGTGTAAAAAATGCTTATCTATTGTTAAAGAAAAATTACTTTAA
- a CDS encoding YncE family protein gives MKNFIKFATALTFILMGFQFSYAQQHTLFTGIPNPESVIADDNFIYVTSLGKELKPMEKDRDGKIWRLAKDGKFVDNDFFKAKLNSPKGTAICNSLLYIADIDRVVVFNTETGDLVKEISLEKFGVKLLNDLCIKDGKELFATCTILGKVFDIPLNDESKSSMLDIPEIKGANGIAYNPFSNTLAVVGLGSFDTPKGIGEIYIVSLNGKQPTLNKLNGITGFFDGVE, from the coding sequence ATGAAAAATTTTATAAAATTTGCAACAGCACTTACATTTATTCTTATGGGTTTTCAATTCTCTTATGCCCAACAGCATACACTATTTACAGGAATTCCAAATCCGGAAAGCGTTATTGCTGATGATAATTTCATTTATGTAACCAGCCTTGGCAAGGAACTAAAACCAATGGAAAAAGATAGGGATGGGAAAATATGGCGACTTGCAAAAGATGGAAAGTTTGTTGATAATGATTTCTTTAAAGCAAAACTCAATTCACCAAAAGGAACTGCAATTTGTAATTCTCTACTTTACATTGCTGATATTGACAGAGTTGTTGTTTTCAATACAGAAACTGGAGATCTTGTAAAAGAGATTAGCTTAGAGAAATTTGGTGTAAAGCTATTAAACGATCTTTGCATCAAAGATGGAAAAGAATTATTTGCAACTTGTACCATTTTGGGTAAAGTATTTGATATTCCACTAAACGATGAGAGTAAAAGTTCTATGCTTGACATCCCTGAAATTAAGGGGGCAAACGGAATTGCATACAATCCATTTAGCAACACATTAGCTGTGGTTGGCTTGGGTTCATTTGATACACCAAAAGGAATTGGAGAAATATATATTGTTTCATTAAATGGAAAGCAACCCACATTAAATAAACTAAACGGCATTACGGGTTTCTTTGATGGCGTGGAGTGA